One window of the Balaenoptera ricei isolate mBalRic1 chromosome X, mBalRic1.hap2, whole genome shotgun sequence genome contains the following:
- the LOC132357754 gene encoding LOW QUALITY PROTEIN: geranylgeranyl pyrophosphate synthase-like (The sequence of the model RefSeq protein was modified relative to this genomic sequence to represent the inferred CDS: substituted 1 base at 1 genomic stop codon) produces the protein MEKTQETAQRILQEPYKYLPQLPGKQVRTKLPQAINHWLKVPXDKLQIITEVTEMVHNASLLIDDVEDNSKLRRGFPVAHSIYGIPTVISSANYAHILDLEKVLTLGHPDAVKLFTRQLLELHQGQGLDTYWKDNYTCPTEGEYKAMVLQKTGGLFGLTVGLMQLFSDYKEDLKPLLNTPGLFFQIRDDYANLHSKEYSENKSFCEDLTEGKFSFPTIHAIWSRPETTQVQNILSRRTENIDIKKYCVPYLEKVGSFEYTRNTLKELESKAYKQIGACGGNPELVVLTKHLSKMFKEDNE, from the coding sequence ATGGAGAAGACTCAAGAAACAGCCCAAAGAATTCTTCAAGAACCTTACAAGTACTTACCTCAGTTACCAGGTAAACAAGTGAGAACCAAACTTCCACAGGCAATTAATCATTGGCTAAAAGTTCCCTAAGACAAGCTACAGATTATCACTGAAGTGACGGAAATGGTGCATAATGCCAGTTTACTCATTGATGATGTCGAAGACAACTCAAAACTCCGACGTGGCTTTCCAGTGGCACACAGCATCTATGGAATTCCAACTGTCATCAGTTCTGCCAATTATGCACATATTCTTGACCTAGAGAAAGTCTTAACCCTTGGTCACCCAGATGCAGTAAAGCTTTTTACTCGCCAGCTTTTAGAACTCCATCAGGGACAAGGCCTAGATACCTACTGGAAGGATAATTACACATGTCCCACTGAAGGAGAATATAAAGCAATGGTCCTGCAAAAGACAGGAGGACTATTTGGATTAACAGTAGGTCTCATGCAGTTGTTCTCTGATTACAAAGAAGATTTAAAGCCACTGCTGAATACACCTGGGCTGTTTTTCCAAATTAGGGATGATTATGCTAATCTACACTCCAAAGAATATAgtgaaaacaaaagcttttgtgAAGATCTAACAGAGGGAAAGTTCTCATTCCCTACTATTCATGCTATCTGGTCGAGGCCTGAAACCACCCAGGTGCAGAATATCTTGAGCCGGAGAACCGAAAacatagatattaaaaaatactgtgtACCTTATCTTGAGAAAGTAGGTTCTTTTGAATACACACGGAATACTCTTAAAGAGCTTGAATCTAAAGCCTATAAACAAATTGGTGCATGTGGTGGGAACCCTGAGCTAGTAGTGCTAACAAAACACTTAAgtaaaatgttcaaagaagaCAATGAATAA